Within Paenibacillus sp. RUD330, the genomic segment CGGCATGTCTGGCTGTGTGGATGCGGGGAGTGCCGCGCGGAGACCGCTTCTACACGGCGGGCTGCGCCCTGCTTCTGGGACTGCTCATGGCATGGATGAACACGCTGTATGCTTCGAGCCCGCTGCTGACCGTCGTGAGGGCGGGCTGGGATATTCCCATCTTATGCGGCCTGCTCGCTGCCCTGCTATCTTTGCGGGCGGCCAGCCAATTCGTCATTATCGCAGCCGGATACTGGATTGCCTCGGTTTTTCCCGCCTGGCTTCCATCAGCGATTGAGCCCGCATCCGTTATCGGCAAGGCCGGCTGGTGGGACGGCTTTGCCGCAGCCGCAGCGTCATGCCGTCTTCTGACCGTCGTCATTGCCGCGGCTGCGTCCGGATTCTCGCGCTTATTCGTGCAGCGGATGGATAACAGGGAAGGGGATGCCTGAGAATGGACGACTTGTCGATCTACTTGCATGAGCATCGCATGGTCGTCGGCGTGATGGCCGGCATCGCCTTTGGATTGCTGGCCCGGATCCTGCTGCTGCGCACGGATTACAGGCAGTACCCCACTTACCCGCATGGCCAGATCATCCATATCTCTCTTGGAGTCATTGCCTCGGCGCTTGGGGCGGTGGCGGTTCCGGCTCTCTACCAGAAAAACCTGACGGCCCTGACCTTCCTGACAGTCGCCGCCCAGCAATTCCGCGAGGTGCGCAATATGGAAAGGGAGACGCTGAGCAAGATGGATTCCATGGAAATCGTCTCCAGGGGGACTTCGTACATCGAGGGGATCGCCATGGTCTTCGAAGGCCGCAATTATCTGGTCATCATGGCCGCCATGGCCGCCAGCCTGTTCGCCGTCGCTTTCAATCTCTGGATCGGGATAGCGGGAGGATTGCTGTCCCTGATCGTCGTTTGGAAACTGAAGTCGGGCAAGTCGGTCTCTGCGATCGCGGACATCATTCCCGGCGAGGTCAGGATCGAAGGGCCGGATCTCTATGTCGACAACATCTATATCATGAATGTCGGCCTGCAGAGCAACCGGGACATCATCGCGAAGCATGGCCTTGGACTCATCGTCAAGCCCCGCAGCGCGAACGGCCGGGTCACCTTGTCGAATCTTGGACAGAGGCAGGCGATCCTCTACGATCTGTCCACGATTCTCGGCCTTCACAGCGACGAAGGGGAGCCGGCCCTTGTCCCTCTGGCCAAGCTCGATCTGGACAGCGGCTGCCTTGGCGTCTTCATTATTCCGCATGAGCGCGACCTGTCCAAGGCGTGCGAGATCGCCGGGCGTGTTCCGCTGCTGGAGATGGCCGTCCGAATGCCGTCCAAAGCGGGAGTCAATCAGGGGGAGGGCGGATCGAATGGCTAGCATCGTCGCCATTGTCAGCACCAGCCATGAATCAGTGGCTGGCGGAGCGCCGATTTTTATCGAGGAAGACGCTGGAAAAGCCCAGCAGACGGCATTTTTCCTGGAGAAGATCCTGGACGCGACCGCACATGATTTAAAAAACGGATCGTTCATTCTGGTGGACAGAAGCCGGTAGGCGAACCTTGCGTTTCCATAGGAAACCATTGAAAAGTTAGCCAACGAGGCTGTTTTTTGCTATGATGAATGGCGTGAGTATTTTTGAGAGGGTGTATACTATGGCAAGACCCGTTATAGCCATCGTGGGCAGGCCTAATGTGGGGAAATCCACGATCTTCAACCGGGTCATAGGCGACCGCCTGGCTATCGTTGAGGATAAACCTGGCGTCACGCGTGACCGGATCTATGGAACCGGTGAATGGAATGGAAGATCGTTCAGCATCGTCGATACAGGCGGCATCGAGATCGACGGAGAAGACGAAATCATGAAATCAGTCCGGATGCAGGCTGAACTGGCTGTCGAGGAAGCGGATGTCATCATCTTCATGGTCGACGCCAAAACCGGACTTACCCTTGCGGATGAAGAAGTGGCCCAAATGCTGTTCCGCTCGCGCAAGCCGGTTGTCGTAGCCGTCAACAAGGTGGACAACCAGGGCCGGATGGAAGACATTTACGAGTTCTTCGGGCTCGGCTTCGGAAGCCCGATCGCCATTTCCGGTTCCCATGGCACCGGCATCGGCGACCTTCTGGACGAAGCCGTATCGAAGCTTCCCGAATTGGAAGAAGATCATTACGACGAGGATGTCATCAAGGTTGCCTTGATCGGCAGGCCGAATGTCGGCAAGTCCTCGCTCGTCAACGCGCTGCTCGGCGAAGAGCGCGTCATCGTCAGCGACGTGGCGGGAACGACCCGCGACGCGATCGACACCCCGTTCGAGAAGGACGGCCAGCGCTATGTCCTTATCGATACGGCCGGCATGCGCAAGCGCGGCAAAGTGTATGAAACGACGGAGAAATACAGCGTCATGAGATCGCTCAAGGCGATTGAACGGGCGGATGTCGTCCTGATTCTGATCAATGCCGAGGAAGGCATCATCGAGCAGGACAAGCATATCGCAGGTTATTCCCATGAAGCCGGCAAGGCTTCCATCTTTGTCGTCAACAAGTGGGACGCGGTGGACAAGGACGACAAGTCGATGCAGCATTTCACGCAGAACATCCGGGATCACTTCCTGTTCATGTCGTATGCGCCGATCGCTTTCCTGTCCGCTCTGACGAAGTCGCGCCTGCACAAGCTGCTTCC encodes:
- a CDS encoding YIEGIA family protein, with the protein product MVVGVMAGIAFGLLARILLLRTDYRQYPTYPHGQIIHISLGVIASALGAVAVPALYQKNLTALTFLTVAAQQFREVRNMERETLSKMDSMEIVSRGTSYIEGIAMVFEGRNYLVIMAAMAASLFAVAFNLWIGIAGGLLSLIVVWKLKSGKSVSAIADIIPGEVRIEGPDLYVDNIYIMNVGLQSNRDIIAKHGLGLIVKPRSANGRVTLSNLGQRQAILYDLSTILGLHSDEGEPALVPLAKLDLDSGCLGVFIIPHERDLSKACEIAGRVPLLEMAVRMPSKAGVNQGEGGSNG
- the der gene encoding ribosome biogenesis GTPase Der; protein product: MARPVIAIVGRPNVGKSTIFNRVIGDRLAIVEDKPGVTRDRIYGTGEWNGRSFSIVDTGGIEIDGEDEIMKSVRMQAELAVEEADVIIFMVDAKTGLTLADEEVAQMLFRSRKPVVVAVNKVDNQGRMEDIYEFFGLGFGSPIAISGSHGTGIGDLLDEAVSKLPELEEDHYDEDVIKVALIGRPNVGKSSLVNALLGEERVIVSDVAGTTRDAIDTPFEKDGQRYVLIDTAGMRKRGKVYETTEKYSVMRSLKAIERADVVLILINAEEGIIEQDKHIAGYSHEAGKASIFVVNKWDAVDKDDKSMQHFTQNIRDHFLFMSYAPIAFLSALTKSRLHKLLPVINHVSEQHSLRIQTHLLNDVISDAVAINPPPTDKGRRLRINYVTQVAVRPPTIVIFVNAPEIMHFSYERYLENKIRAAFDFEGTPIRLFTRRKSDED